In a single window of the Etheostoma spectabile isolate EspeVRDwgs_2016 chromosome 3, UIUC_Espe_1.0, whole genome shotgun sequence genome:
- the gmfg gene encoding glia maturation factor gamma, producing MSSSLVVCEVDESLKAKLRKFRFRKETNNAAILMKIDMEKQLVILEEEYEDISLDELRDELPERQPRFIVYSYKYVHADGRVSYPLCFIFSSPMGCKPEQQMMYAGSKNQLVQAAELTKVFETRNADDLTEEWLKNQLSFFR from the exons ATG TCAAGCTCTCTGGTGGTGTGTGAAGTGGATGAAAGTCTAAAAGCTAAACTGAGAAAGTTTAGATTTCGAAAGGAGACCAACAATGCTGCCATACTAA TGAAAATAGACATGGAGAAACAGCTTGTTATCCTTGAAGAGGAATATGAG gaCATCTCACTGGATGAGCTGAGAGATGAACTTCCAGAGCGGCAACCCAG ATTCATTGTCTACAGCTACAAATATGTCCACGCTGATGGAAGGGTGTCTTACCCTCTGTGTTTCATATTCTCCAGTCCAATGG GATGTAAGCCAGAGCAACAGATGATGTATGCAGGCAGCAAAAATCAGCTGGTCCAAGCTGCAGAGCTCACAAAG GTCTTTGAAACAAGAAATGCTGATGACTTGACAGAAGAGTGGCTGAAGAACCAGCTGTCATTTTTCCGTTAA
- the paf1 gene encoding RNA polymerase II-associated factor 1 homolog: MAPTIQTQSQREDGHSRPSSHRTVPERSGVVCRVKYCNSLPDIPFDPKFITYPFDQHRFVQYKATSLEKQHKHELLTEPDLGVTIDLINPDTYRIDPNILLDPADEKLLEEDIQAPSSSKRSQQHAKVVPWMRKTEYISTEFNRYGVSNEKVEVKIGVSVKQQFTEEEIYKDRDSQISAIEKTFEDAQKSISQHYSKPRVTPVEVLPVFPDFKMWINPCAQVIFDSDPAPKDKSGPAGVEMMSQAMIRGMMDEEGNQFVAYFLPHEETIRKRKRDCDEGMDYMPEDLYDYKIAREYNWNVKNKASKGYEENYFFIFRDGDGVYYNELETRVRLSKRRAKAGAQSTTNAVLVCKHRDMNEKELEAQEARKAQLENHEPEDEEEDMDKDLQDSGDEKEKGSGSEAENSGSESEREDEEREQRGEEDEEDEDREKRRRKASGSGSESGEERTREMRDEEEIFGSDDDSDDNDDNEETENNKNSARSSGEEGSGSEDDGGNRGGSRSRSASPAHSDRSSEHSETQAHSGSGSERGSDSSDASDSE, from the exons ATGGCTCCAACGATTCAGACTCAATCTCAACGAGAAGACGgccacag TAGGCCATCCTCTCATAGAACTGTCCCAGAGAG GTCAGGGGTGGTCTGTCGAGTGAAGTACTGCAACAGCCTGCCTGACATCCCTTTTGACCCCAAATTCATCACATATCCATTTGATCAGCACAG GTTTGTACAGTATAAAGCCACTTCTCTAGAGAAGCAACACAAGCATGAGCTCCTGACTGAGCCAGACCTCGGGGTCACCATTGATCTCATCAATCCAGACACCTACCGCATAGACCCCAATA TACTGTTGGATCCCGCTGATGAAAAGCTATTGGAAGAAGACATCCAGGCTCCATCCAGCTCCAAGAG GTCACAGCAGCATGCCAAAGTGGTCCCGTGGATGAGAAAGACAGAATATATTTCTACAGAGTTCAACAGATACGGCGTTTCCAATGAGAAAGTGGAAGTCAA GATCGGTGTTTCTGTCAAACAGCAGTTTACGGAAGAAGAAATCTACAAGGACAGAGACAGCCAGATTTCTGCTATTGAGAAAACCTTTGAGGATGCACAGAAATCA ATTTCACAGCACTACAGTAAACCCAGAGTTACTCCTGTGGAGGTTCTACCTGTGTTCCCCGACTTCAAG aTGTGGATCAACCCATGTGCTCAGGTCATCTTTGACTCTGATCCGGCACCTAAAGACAAATCAGGACCAGCAGGAGTGGAAATGATGTCTCAGGCCATGATCAG AGGTATGATGGATGAGGAGGGAAATCAGTTTGTGGCCTACTTCCTGCCCCATGAAGAAACCATTCGCAAGCGCAAGAGAGACTGTGATGAGGGGATGGATTATATGCCTGAGGatct gTATGACTATAAAATAGCCAGGGAGTACAACTGGAATGTCAAGAACAAAGCCAGCAAGGGCTATGAAGAGAACTACTTCTTCATCTTCAGAGATGGAGATGGTGTTTACTACAATGAGCTCGAGACAAG GGTGCGTCTGAGCAAGAGGAGAGCCAAGGCTGGAGCACAGTCAACCACAAACGCTGTGCTGGTGTGTAAGCACAGAGACATGAACGAGAAGGAACTCGAAGCCCAG GAAGCCCGTAAAGCTCAGCTGGAGAACCATGAgccagaagatgaagaggaagacaTGGATAAGGACTTGCAGGACTCGG GTGATGAGAAAGAGAAGGGCAGCGGCAGTGAGGCAGAGAACTCTGGTAGTGAATCTGAGAGGGAAGATGAAGAGCGGGAACAAAGGGGAGAGGAGGACGAAGAGGACGAGGACAGAGAGAAGCGGAGGAGGAAGGCCAGCGGCAGTGGAAGTGAGAGCGGCGAGGAGAGGACGAGAGAAATGCGAGACGAGGAAGAGATCTTCGGCAGCGACGACGACAGCGACGACAACGACGACAACGAAGAGACTGAGAACAACAAGAACTCCGCCAGGAGCAGCGGAGAGGAGGGCAGCGGAAGCGAGGATGACGGAGGGAACCGAGGAGGCAGCAGGAGTCGCAGTGCCTCTCCAGCCCACAGCGACCGCAGCAGTGAGCACTCAGAGACCCAGGCTCACAGCGGAAGTGGAAGCGAGAGAGGCTCAGATTCCAGTGACGCCAGTGACAGTGAATGA